A region from the Salidesulfovibrio onnuriiensis genome encodes:
- the recA gene encoding recombinase RecA produces the protein MARKTSSPEDLRKEALGTAITTIERKFGKGSIMRMDDAALTSIPVIPTGSIGLDMALGVGGIPKGRVIEVYGPESSGKTTLSLHLVAETQKAGGTAAFIDAEHALDMNYAKRLGVNTEDLLISQPDYGEQALEIADLLVRSGAVDIVVVDSVAALIPQAELEGQMGETQVGGQARLMSHALRKLTGSIHKSKCSVVFINQIRMKIGMTGYGNPETTTGGNALKFYASVRMDIRRIQTLKDKDESYGIRARIRVIKNKVAPPFREALVDILYGTGMSREGELLDMGVEMGVVDKSGAWYAFGSERLGQGKENVRQYLLENQDIAVQIEAKLKEHLGINPPEISVSEDAAEEVEA, from the coding sequence ATGGCCAGGAAAACTTCAAGCCCTGAAGACCTGCGCAAGGAAGCACTCGGCACCGCCATCACCACCATCGAACGCAAGTTCGGGAAGGGATCCATCATGCGCATGGACGATGCAGCGCTGACCTCGATCCCGGTCATCCCCACCGGTTCCATCGGCCTGGACATGGCCCTGGGCGTGGGCGGCATCCCGAAAGGCCGCGTCATCGAGGTGTACGGTCCCGAATCCTCCGGTAAGACAACACTTTCCCTGCATCTCGTTGCCGAGACGCAGAAGGCCGGCGGCACCGCCGCCTTCATCGACGCCGAGCACGCGCTGGATATGAACTACGCCAAGCGCCTCGGCGTGAACACAGAGGATCTGCTCATCTCCCAGCCCGACTACGGCGAGCAGGCCCTGGAAATCGCGGACCTGCTGGTGCGCTCCGGCGCCGTGGACATCGTGGTCGTGGACTCCGTGGCCGCGCTCATCCCGCAGGCCGAGCTGGAAGGCCAGATGGGAGAAACCCAGGTGGGCGGCCAGGCGCGCCTCATGTCGCACGCCCTGCGCAAGCTCACCGGCTCCATCCACAAGTCCAAATGCTCCGTGGTCTTCATCAACCAGATCCGCATGAAGATCGGCATGACCGGCTACGGCAACCCCGAAACCACCACCGGCGGTAACGCGCTCAAGTTCTACGCTTCCGTGCGCATGGACATCCGCCGCATCCAGACCCTCAAGGACAAGGACGAGTCCTACGGCATCCGCGCCCGCATCAGGGTCATCAAGAACAAGGTGGCCCCGCCCTTCCGCGAGGCGCTGGTGGACATCCTCTACGGCACCGGCATGTCGCGCGAAGGCGAGCTGCTGGACATGGGCGTGGAGATGGGCGTGGTGGACAAGTCCGGCGCATGGTACGCCTTCGGGTCCGAGCGCCTGGGCCAGGGCAAGGAAAACGTACGGCAATACCTGCTTGAAAATCAGGATATTGCCGTACAGATAGAGGCAAAGCTGAAAGAACACCTCGGCATCAATCCTCCCGAGATCTCCGTTTCGGAGGACGCCGCAGAGGAAGTCGAGGCGTAA
- the alaS gene encoding alanine--tRNA ligase has product MKAAEIRKRFLEYFKKNGHAEVESSPLIPKDDPTLLFTNAGMVQFKKLFLGQEKRDYTRATTSQKCLRVGGKHNDLENVGRTARHHTFFEMLGNFSFGDYFKEDAIKFCWQFLTEEVGLDKDRLYITIYKDDDEAGELWQKLCGIPAERIYRLGEKDNFWSMGDTGPCGPCSEVHFDQGEHMCCGPDCGIGKCDCDRYLEIWNLVFMQYDQAEDGTRTNLPRPSIDTGMGLERIAAVCQGVNSNYDTDLFQSIIGYTAELAGVEYGKDEDIDTALRVIADHSRAIAFLIPDQVLPSNEGRGYVLRRLIRRAYRFGKLMGMEDAFLYKTASKVCDDMGGHYPELNRHRDFMVKVVTEEEERFAKTLDKGLAMLEEQLEALKKAKAALVPGDVTFQLYDTFGFPIDIVRDVAEKHGLGVDEPGFDKLMAEQKERSKAAWKGSGEKDVASTFQVLLEESMTSVFTGYETLTDDSTVTALLDAKGNRVDSLSEGDNGWLVAQATPFYGESGGQLGDIGLIETPAGTAEVADTLKPAPGLTGHKISVTAGSIKVGDTAGLMVDYENRAASMRNHTVTHLLHAALKEVLGDHANQSGSLVGPDRLRFDFTHIKGLSDEEIARVEELVNKAILDNHEVVREVMSIDAARAKGATALFGEKYGDEVCVVEVPGVSMELCGGTHLKTTGQAGSFVIVSEAGVASGIRRIEAATGWNALRYMNERRAAVAETGKLLKAQPETLAAKVKDLQKQVKDMQKEMEKLQAKMASGAGKDLMSEAEEIGGVKVLATSIEAPNMKIMLDQMDNLRSRMESGIICLVAGHEDGKVSVALAVTKDLQDRFKAGELIRPVAAEVGGSGGGRPDLARAGGSDASGIDKAVAKVKELIAG; this is encoded by the coding sequence ATGAAGGCCGCTGAAATTCGTAAACGTTTCCTGGAATATTTCAAAAAGAACGGACACGCCGAGGTGGAATCCTCGCCGCTGATCCCCAAGGACGACCCCACCCTGCTGTTCACCAACGCGGGCATGGTCCAGTTCAAGAAACTCTTCCTGGGGCAGGAAAAGCGCGACTACACCCGCGCCACCACCTCCCAGAAATGCCTGCGGGTCGGCGGCAAGCACAACGACCTGGAAAACGTGGGCCGCACGGCGCGCCACCACACCTTCTTCGAAATGCTGGGCAACTTTTCCTTCGGCGACTACTTCAAGGAAGACGCCATCAAGTTCTGCTGGCAGTTCCTGACCGAGGAAGTGGGCCTGGACAAGGATCGCCTCTACATTACCATATACAAGGACGACGACGAGGCCGGCGAGCTGTGGCAGAAGCTCTGCGGCATCCCGGCCGAGCGCATCTACCGCCTGGGCGAGAAGGACAACTTCTGGTCCATGGGCGACACCGGCCCCTGCGGCCCCTGCTCCGAAGTCCACTTCGACCAGGGCGAGCACATGTGCTGCGGCCCGGACTGCGGCATCGGCAAGTGCGACTGCGACCGCTACCTGGAAATCTGGAACCTCGTGTTCATGCAGTACGACCAGGCCGAGGACGGCACCCGCACCAACCTGCCCCGCCCGTCCATCGACACGGGCATGGGCCTGGAGCGCATCGCGGCCGTGTGCCAGGGCGTCAATTCCAACTATGACACCGACCTGTTCCAGTCCATCATCGGCTACACCGCCGAGCTGGCGGGCGTCGAATACGGCAAGGACGAGGACATCGACACGGCCCTGCGCGTCATCGCGGACCACAGCCGAGCCATCGCCTTCCTGATCCCGGACCAGGTGCTGCCCTCCAACGAGGGCCGGGGCTACGTGCTGCGCCGCCTCATCCGCCGCGCCTACCGCTTCGGCAAGCTCATGGGCATGGAGGACGCCTTCCTGTACAAGACCGCCTCCAAGGTCTGCGACGACATGGGCGGCCACTATCCGGAGCTCAACAGGCACCGCGACTTCATGGTCAAGGTGGTCACCGAGGAGGAGGAACGCTTTGCCAAGACCCTGGACAAGGGCCTGGCCATGCTCGAAGAACAGCTGGAAGCCCTCAAGAAGGCCAAGGCCGCGCTGGTTCCCGGCGACGTGACCTTCCAGCTCTACGACACCTTCGGCTTCCCCATCGACATCGTGCGCGACGTGGCTGAAAAGCACGGCCTGGGCGTGGACGAGCCCGGCTTCGACAAGCTCATGGCCGAGCAGAAGGAACGTTCCAAGGCCGCCTGGAAAGGCTCCGGCGAAAAGGACGTGGCCTCCACCTTCCAGGTGCTGCTCGAGGAATCCATGACCTCCGTATTTACCGGCTACGAAACCCTGACCGACGACTCCACGGTCACCGCCCTGCTGGACGCGAAAGGCAACCGTGTTGATTCGCTCTCCGAGGGCGACAACGGCTGGCTGGTGGCCCAGGCCACCCCGTTCTACGGCGAGTCCGGCGGCCAGCTGGGCGATATCGGCCTCATCGAAACCCCGGCGGGCACCGCCGAGGTGGCCGACACGCTCAAGCCCGCTCCGGGTCTGACCGGCCACAAGATTTCCGTGACCGCCGGCTCCATCAAGGTGGGTGACACCGCCGGCCTCATGGTGGACTACGAAAACCGCGCCGCCTCCATGCGCAACCACACCGTGACGCACCTGCTGCACGCCGCGCTCAAGGAAGTGCTGGGCGACCACGCCAACCAGTCCGGCTCCCTGGTGGGCCCGGACCGTCTGCGGTTCGACTTCACCCACATCAAGGGGCTTTCCGACGAGGAGATCGCCCGCGTCGAGGAGCTGGTCAACAAGGCCATCCTCGACAACCACGAGGTGGTGCGCGAGGTCATGAGCATTGACGCGGCCCGCGCCAAGGGCGCAACCGCCCTGTTCGGCGAAAAGTACGGCGACGAGGTCTGCGTGGTGGAAGTGCCCGGCGTTTCCATGGAACTGTGCGGCGGCACGCACCTGAAAACCACAGGCCAGGCCGGTTCCTTCGTGATCGTTTCCGAGGCGGGCGTCGCTTCCGGCATCCGCCGCATCGAGGCCGCCACCGGCTGGAACGCGCTGCGGTACATGAACGAGCGCCGCGCCGCCGTGGCCGAGACCGGCAAACTGCTCAAGGCCCAGCCCGAAACCCTGGCCGCCAAGGTCAAGGACCTCCAGAAGCAGGTCAAGGACATGCAGAAGGAGATGGAAAAGCTCCAGGCCAAGATGGCTTCGGGCGCGGGCAAGGACCTCATGAGCGAGGCCGAGGAGATAGGCGGCGTCAAGGTGCTGGCCACCAGCATCGAGGCCCCGAACATGAAGATCATGCTCGACCAGATGGACAACCTGCGTTCGCGCATGGAGTCCGGCATCATCTGCCTGGTGGCGGGGCACGAGGACGGCAAGGTGTCCGTTGCCCTGGCCGTGACCAAGGACCTGCAGGACAGGTTCAAGGCCGGTGAGCTGATCCGGCCCGTGGCCGCCGAGGTGGGCGGTTCCGGCGGCGGTCGCCCGGACCTGGCACGCGCCGGCGGTTCGGATGCCTCCGGCATCGACAAGGCTGTCGCCAAGGTGAAAGAGCTTATCGCCGGCTAA